The following proteins come from a genomic window of Corallococcus sp. NCRR:
- a CDS encoding WD40/YVTN/BNR-like repeat-containing protein, which produces MTMGAVWLATWLALGSADMKWEPQASGTTVRLRGVSAVDNRVAWASGDKGTVVRTTDGGKTWTRAPVPDAEALDFRDVDAFSDRTAYVLSIGAGDKSRIYKTTDGGAHWTLQFTNTVPGAFFNGMAFWDEQHGIAFSDPVDKHFVVITTEDGGSTWKPVPPGVLPAALEGEAGFAASGTSIAVHGKSDVWFGLGGSIARVLHSADRGKTWGVAPTPLATGEGAGVFSLYFWSPMAGIAVGGNYKQPEVATGNVALTLDAGKRQWTVPRKAPGGYRSCVAPLTRERKMWLVAVGPTGSDVSKDAGRTWEPLDATGFHAVSTPPRSKDTAWAVGEEGRIAKLTPGGP; this is translated from the coding sequence ATGACGATGGGAGCGGTGTGGCTGGCGACGTGGCTGGCCCTGGGGAGCGCGGACATGAAGTGGGAGCCGCAGGCGAGCGGGACGACGGTGCGGCTGCGCGGCGTGAGCGCGGTGGACAACCGCGTGGCGTGGGCCAGCGGCGACAAGGGCACCGTCGTGCGCACCACGGACGGCGGCAAGACCTGGACGCGGGCCCCCGTGCCAGATGCGGAGGCGTTGGACTTCCGCGACGTGGATGCCTTCAGCGACCGCACCGCCTACGTGCTGTCCATTGGCGCGGGCGACAAGTCGCGCATCTACAAGACGACGGACGGCGGCGCGCACTGGACGCTCCAGTTCACCAACACCGTGCCCGGGGCCTTCTTCAACGGCATGGCCTTCTGGGACGAACAGCACGGCATCGCGTTCAGCGACCCGGTGGACAAGCACTTCGTCGTCATCACCACGGAGGACGGCGGCTCGACGTGGAAGCCCGTGCCGCCAGGGGTGCTGCCGGCCGCGCTCGAAGGGGAAGCGGGCTTCGCGGCCAGCGGCACGAGCATCGCGGTGCACGGCAAGTCCGACGTCTGGTTCGGCCTGGGCGGCTCCATCGCGCGCGTGCTGCACTCGGCGGACCGGGGCAAGACGTGGGGCGTCGCGCCCACGCCGCTGGCCACGGGTGAAGGCGCGGGCGTGTTCTCGCTCTACTTCTGGAGCCCCATGGCGGGCATTGCCGTGGGCGGCAACTACAAGCAGCCGGAGGTGGCCACCGGCAACGTGGCGCTCACGCTGGATGCGGGCAAGCGCCAGTGGACCGTGCCGCGGAAGGCGCCCGGGGGCTACCGCTCCTGCGTGGCGCCGCTCACGCGCGAGCGGAAGATGTGGCTCGTCGCCGTGGGCCCCACGGGTTCGGACGTGTCGAAGGACGCGGGCAGGACGTGGGAGCCGCTGGACGCCACCGGCTTCCACGCCGTGTCCACGCCGCCTCGCTCGAAGGACACGGCCTGGGCGGTGGGTGAGGAGGGGCGCATCGCGAAGCTGACTCCCGGCGGGCCGTAA
- a CDS encoding ROK family protein, with protein MPTLGIDLGGTFARAAVVDGKGEILASAKVAVQDRKPQGVVETIAQAAEEAVKKSGVKVDGCGVGAAGQIHKDTGVISVAPNLGWRDVPLAAMLTKRLGFDVKVVNDLSAAAWGELHAGAGRGAQDILVVFVGSGVGSAIISDGRLVNGGGGVAGELGHIKVVPGGRLCGCGEHGCLEAYAGGHNLIAQTKELLASGGSPVLERLTNDDPDTITPVTLETAAEAGDAKAKEIHARAAHFLAVAVANYVTVLNPSRLVLGGGVLTHCPGIKRLVLEGVQQWSSRVSREGLLIADAELGDDSGIIGAALLVK; from the coding sequence ATGCCGACGCTGGGAATCGACCTGGGCGGGACGTTCGCCCGGGCCGCGGTGGTGGACGGGAAGGGTGAAATCCTCGCGAGCGCCAAGGTCGCGGTGCAGGACCGCAAGCCGCAGGGCGTGGTGGAGACCATCGCCCAGGCGGCGGAAGAGGCGGTGAAGAAGTCCGGCGTGAAGGTGGATGGCTGCGGCGTGGGCGCGGCGGGGCAGATCCACAAGGACACGGGCGTCATCTCCGTGGCGCCCAACCTGGGCTGGCGGGACGTGCCCCTGGCCGCGATGTTGACGAAGCGGCTGGGCTTCGACGTGAAGGTGGTGAACGACCTGTCCGCGGCGGCGTGGGGCGAGCTGCACGCGGGCGCGGGTCGCGGCGCCCAGGACATCCTGGTGGTGTTCGTGGGCTCCGGCGTGGGCAGCGCCATCATCTCCGACGGTCGGCTGGTGAACGGCGGCGGCGGCGTGGCGGGCGAACTGGGCCACATCAAGGTGGTGCCCGGCGGCCGGCTGTGCGGCTGCGGTGAGCACGGCTGCCTGGAGGCGTACGCGGGCGGCCACAACCTCATCGCGCAGACGAAGGAGTTGCTGGCGTCCGGCGGCTCGCCCGTGCTGGAGCGGCTGACCAACGACGACCCGGACACCATCACGCCGGTGACGCTGGAGACGGCGGCGGAGGCGGGGGACGCGAAGGCCAAGGAGATCCACGCCCGAGCGGCGCACTTCCTGGCGGTCGCGGTGGCCAACTACGTGACGGTGCTCAACCCGTCGCGGCTGGTGCTGGGCGGCGGCGTGCTGACGCACTGCCCGGGCATCAAGCGGCTGGTGCTGGAAGGCGTGCAGCAGTGGTCGTCCCGCGTGTCGCGCGAGGGCCTGCTCATCGCCGACGCGGAGCTGGGCGACGACAGCGGCATCATCGGCGCGGCGTTGCTGGTGAAGTGA
- a CDS encoding phosphomannomutase/phosphoglucomutase: MNAHIFREYDIRGLVDKDLTIEVVELLGLGLGTMIRRKGGTSIVVGRDCRESSTRFRDALAKGLTATGLDVYDVGVVPTPLTYFAANTLPVDGLAMITGSHNPKEFNGFKIGAGKTTFHGPEIKELRRLIEAKDFATSNKPGKVTPFDIITPYNHFIRQTVKVGRKGMKIVIDAGNGTGGAIAVPLFESMGFDVVPLFCEMDADFPNHHPDPTVVENLQDLIKKVKEVKAEVGIAYDGDSDRIGVIDDQGNVLWGDQLMVLFSRYVLKESPGAAIIGEVKCSYTMYDDIAKHGGKPVMWKAGHSLIKSKMKEEHAELAGEMSGHIFFKHRYFGFDDAVYASARLLEILTHEKQSMSQLLSDVPKTFASPELRFDTTEEKKFAMVKRATEILRDAGHKVVDVDGVRVTFEDGWGLIRASNTQPILVLRYEASTEARVKEIQALIDTTVAQAQKDVGA, encoded by the coding sequence ATGAACGCGCACATCTTCCGCGAGTACGACATCCGAGGTCTGGTGGACAAGGACCTCACCATCGAGGTGGTGGAGCTCCTGGGCCTGGGCCTGGGCACCATGATCCGCCGCAAGGGCGGCACCTCCATCGTGGTGGGCCGCGACTGCCGCGAGTCCTCCACGCGCTTCCGCGACGCGCTCGCGAAGGGCCTCACCGCCACCGGCCTGGACGTCTACGACGTGGGCGTGGTGCCGACGCCGCTGACCTACTTCGCGGCGAACACGCTGCCCGTGGACGGCCTGGCGATGATCACCGGCAGCCACAACCCGAAGGAGTTCAACGGCTTCAAGATTGGCGCCGGCAAGACGACCTTCCACGGCCCCGAAATCAAGGAGCTGCGCCGCCTCATCGAGGCGAAGGACTTCGCGACCTCCAACAAGCCCGGCAAGGTCACGCCCTTCGACATCATCACGCCCTACAACCACTTCATCCGTCAGACGGTGAAGGTGGGCCGCAAGGGGATGAAGATCGTCATCGACGCGGGCAACGGCACGGGCGGCGCCATCGCGGTGCCCCTGTTCGAGAGCATGGGCTTCGACGTGGTGCCCCTGTTCTGCGAGATGGACGCGGACTTCCCCAACCACCACCCGGACCCCACGGTGGTGGAGAACCTCCAGGACCTCATCAAGAAGGTGAAGGAGGTCAAGGCGGAGGTGGGCATCGCCTACGACGGCGACAGCGACCGCATCGGCGTCATCGACGACCAGGGCAACGTGCTCTGGGGCGACCAGTTGATGGTGCTCTTCAGCCGCTACGTGCTGAAGGAGTCCCCGGGCGCGGCCATCATCGGCGAGGTGAAGTGCAGCTACACGATGTACGACGACATCGCGAAGCACGGCGGCAAGCCGGTGATGTGGAAGGCCGGGCACTCGCTCATCAAGTCGAAGATGAAGGAGGAGCACGCGGAGCTGGCCGGCGAGATGAGCGGCCACATCTTCTTCAAGCACCGCTACTTCGGCTTCGACGACGCGGTGTACGCGTCCGCGCGCCTGCTGGAGATTCTCACGCACGAGAAGCAGTCCATGTCGCAGCTGCTCTCCGACGTGCCGAAGACCTTCGCCAGCCCCGAGCTGCGCTTCGACACGACCGAGGAGAAGAAGTTCGCCATGGTGAAGCGCGCCACGGAGATTTTGCGCGACGCGGGCCACAAGGTGGTGGACGTGGACGGCGTGCGCGTGACGTTCGAGGACGGCTGGGGCCTCATCCGCGCGTCGAACACGCAGCCCATCCTGGTGCTGCGCTACGAGGCCAGCACGGAGGCCCGCGTGAAGGAGATCCAGGCGCTCATCGACACGACGGTCGCCCAGGCGCAGAAGGACGTCGGCGCCTGA